Below is a window of Veillonellaceae bacterium DNA.
GGCATATGGTAGTAGCAACTCTAAATAGTTTAAGCCTGTGGTCAATGCAGCGTAGAATAAAATCGTTATTTACTAAAACGATATTTTCTCATGCCCATTTTTACAGTATATATGATATCAGCAATATGCTTAAGCCTCATAAGATAACTGCATGGCGCGGTGGGATATTTATACCGCCTTTTGCCCCTAAGCTTGCGATAAATAATCCGGAGCTTTTTGAACGGATTGGTCAAAAGTTAGTACCCCAACTTGGCGCTTTTGTGGTAGTGAGAATAGATAAATAAAAGCTGTTAATAGAAAGTTAAAAACCGAGTCTAGTCTAGGACCCGGTTTTTTTTGTACGGCTGCCTAAAAGCAATGTGCTAATCAGAGGGATAAACAGAGACAGCTTTTTTTCCAAAGCGGCAACGCTTAAACTTATCAACACCGTCAGGATAAAGAAAATAACTACGACGGGGACTGTCATTATAATATTGTTGCTAGTTATGTAGCCAATCAGGTAATACATAACCATGGGATGAACTAAATAAACCATATACGAATGGTCTCCAAGGCATTGAAAAATAGAGGTGAGTCTGGTAGGTATTTTGTTAAAGCTAAAAATTAAAAACCAAAATAAAGTTGCTGCGAAAGTGTAAAGTACGCCAACCGGACTTAATTGGTGGGCTGTGTTTACAGCTGCTTCAGGTGTGTAGCCCTTTACAAACAGTAAGTAATAATAAAAGATAAGCATCCCTGAAAGTGTTAGATAAAAGAATGCTGTTATTGCGGCGCGATTTTTGCGGGTAATTTCCAAAAAATCTTTATATTTTATTGCGCATATAGCACCTAATATAAAGATAAAGATGTAATGCGCTACCCAGTAACTTAGACGATATTGTAGGGCGAGATTTATGTAAAAGCTTGGTGATAATGGCTGGAGGAGATAACTGGAATAATAATTAAAGAGAATTTGTAAGAATAGCAGAACCGTTAAACTGCGGATTGGAGCACTTATTGTCTTGCGTACAATTAAACGCCACAGAGGCATTAGAGCATAGAACCAGAGCAATATTACCAAAAAATAAAGTTGATAAGAGGCAAGCCCAAATAGAAAATATTCAGATAGCAGTGGTTGCTGCCAAATTGCTGTATCACCACTAACCCAAGTGTAGTGGACCATATAAATTAGTGACCAAGTCAGATAGGGAATAAAAACAGTACGTAACCGTCTTTTCATAAAATTTAAATAGTTAAATGATTCATTAAGATTTTGATTTATAAATAGACCAAAAGCAGAAACAAAGAAAAAAATAGGGACACTAAAGCGAGTAAAAATTTCTAATAAGGCAAATAAATGAATATTTACATTCGGATTACTAAGTGAAAAAGCGCCAGTATGGATACCAACGACCCCAAGCATAGAAATACCCCGAATATACTCAATTGAGACAATACGCTGCTTTGACATAATATTTCCTTTCGATTACATTTAAGTTACCTGATGAGATTACTGTTTAACATCAAAACCATTTCCTTCCGATGCCTTATACCACTTAGATATTATACTAGATAAATACTTATAGTGCCAAAATATTCATGTACTACAAAGTAACAATATGAGAAAAGATATGGCCGAAACTGACAGGGATATAAGCTGCTAGATTCACTGTTCCTAGGGCAAAATATATTAAAACAGCTATCTAACGATTAGAATAGGAAGGAGGTAAATATCATCGTTAATCTAACTCCTCTAGCTAAACAGTTTATAAGTGAGCAAGGTAATGCTATTTTAGCTAAAATCGAGCAGAAATTGTCATTTGGCTGAGGTGGCCCTAGGACTATATCCTATCCGTCCGTGCGACTGGGAAAACCGGAAAATCACGAAACTAGTCAATTCACTAAAAGGGATGTAGACGGAATTGAAGTATATTGTCATGATAGTGTCGAAAGACTCGCGGACACAAAGCATATTGACATCGACATCGAGGGCCAAAGTTTAATTACCCGTTTGGTGATGCGGAGGTTGCCAAAAGAAAGTACCCTTTATCCTATTTAGCAAAATAAAAAAGTGAGGGAAAACCTCACTTTTTTATTTTTCGCTTATTCCTTTAAAGTTTGATGCCAATAAATTCACCGCTATGAAATGGTGCAGATTCACAGAGTTGCTTCGGCAATATATCGAAATGCTTAAAAAATTTTTTTGCGCCTATATAAGCGCCTTTTGCAGCATAACGGACAGGAAAAGCATTTATTTGATTTTCGGCAAGTGGTAATAGACCAACAGCCATATTTTGTGAGTCAAATCCCAACATGCAAAATTGATGATTATTTAATAGCTCGCTAGCCTTTTTATTAAAGACAATCCGACCATTTGGTCTTAATTCAATAAGAGGCTCATCCGATTTAACTGTTTTTTCTCGTTTAGGCTGAAAAAGTGTGAATGAATATCCCATAGCTTTCACTCCTATTTTAAAATTACTATATAAGTATGCACAAAAAGTATAAACCATATAATAAAATTAAAATTTTCATCAGAAATTTTTCAATTGATACAAAGTAAAGTTTGACTGCTAAGAGAGGAGGATGATAGGATAAGTATAAGAAAATCGGTAAGTAATGATTATATGAAATTTTTGTTGTGTACTTGAATTTAAGGAGGCATTTTAATGAGGCAAGTCTGGCTGCAAGTATTTACGGTAATGATTTTAGGCTCATTTGTTAAGTTTATTGTTCCGGATGTATCTTTATGGGTATTAGCTGATTTAGTAGTGTTAGGTATTTGTTATTTATTACTGCGACGCTACCCATCTATTGATATCAAAAAAAGTATGCTTTTTGTTGGCGCGTTGACTTTAATCAATATTTTGGTTGATGTGAACATTCTTAATGGCTTACTTGGAAATATAATTGGCCTTGTAATAGTTGGGTGGGTTATATTTGGCGGCGGCGGTAAAGGCAAAGGTCAGACAATATTGCGACATAAATGGAACAAATAAGTTAAGCGCCGCACGTTTAGTGCGGCGCTTAACTTTTTACTGGGGTTACTTATTGCTGATAAGATTTAGGCTTTTTCTTTTTACCTTACTTGCAGCTTTAGCAAAGTAGGCATCTTGACGGACTATTTTATTCCGGTCTAAACAGTGTGCCTTTTGCTTCTTTAACACTAGTCATCGAACCTATCAAATAGGATAAAAAAATGCTCCTTTTATCAATCCTTTATGGGAATCTCATTAAAAGCTGCCCGTTTACTTTAAGCCAGTTACGGTTCATTTTAAAATTAGGGCAATGTTTTTCCACCAACTTCCAAAAATCTCCTGAATGATTTGGTACAATTAAATGTGAAAGCTCGTGGATTACCAGATAATTAATGACTGCAGGCGGGGCCATAACAATTCGCCAATTATAGTTTAGGGAGCCGCGGCTAGAACAACTGCCCCAACGCGTCTTTTGATTCTTAATATTAATTTTGGTTGGGCTAACACCCAAACGAGTAGACCAATAGCGAGTTTTATCAATTAAAATATCAGCAGCGTTTTTTTTATACCAGCTTTCTAATACTGCAGTGCAATTCGACTCCATTGGAAGATTAGCCGGCAATTTAACCAAAATAAGGTTATCGTTTAGAGTTACACAGCATTCAGCTACAGTTTGAATGATTTTTAGAATGTAAGGCTGACCTAAAAAGAGGATCGATGCTCCATCGTAAATGGCACTGTTCAATGAAGTTTCAGCGATAGTTCTTAAGGCGTCGGAGTGTTTTTTAAGCCAGTCAAATTTTTTTCGCAATATTATTTCCACATCAAAATTAAGGTTTTTCTTCGGAACAATAACCTCAATAACCTCTGGCTTAACAACTTTAAGACAAATGGTTTTGCGCCGTTCTGAATATGCTAGTGTATACGTAAAGTTAATATTATTGATTGTAATATTGGGCATCAGCTTCTCCTTTTTCGGTATGTTAGCCTTTATTGGGCAATTGTGATCGTTTTTCCTGCTTAGACGTGTCAATAAAATCAGGAGGGTTAATAATGAATATTTTTGCTTTACCAGAAACACTACCTGAGGAAGAGGTTTTTGAGCAGCTTATACCGGACAATGGTATCTTAATTGAAAGAATTATTTCAACTGGTCAGGCATCACCGGAAGGCTTTTGGTTTAACCAAGACCGGGATGAGTGGGTGGTATTACTTCAGGGGACTGCAATTCTTGAGTGGCAAGACGGTAGTAAGAAAAATTTGACAGCTGGAGACAGC
It encodes the following:
- a CDS encoding acyltransferase gives rise to the protein MSKQRIVSIEYIRGISMLGVVGIHTGAFSLSNPNVNIHLFALLEIFTRFSVPIFFFVSAFGLFINQNLNESFNYLNFMKRRLRTVFIPYLTWSLIYMVHYTWVSGDTAIWQQPLLSEYFLFGLASYQLYFLVILLWFYALMPLWRLIVRKTISAPIRSLTVLLFLQILFNYYSSYLLQPLSPSFYINLALQYRLSYWVAHYIFIFILGAICAIKYKDFLEITRKNRAAITAFFYLTLSGMLIFYYYLLFVKGYTPEAAVNTAHQLSPVGVLYTFAATLFWFLIFSFNKIPTRLTSIFQCLGDHSYMVYLVHPMVMYYLIGYITSNNIIMTVPVVVIFFILTVLISLSVAALEKKLSLFIPLISTLLLGSRTKKTGS
- a CDS encoding M48 family metallopeptidase, which gives rise to MPNITINNINFTYTLAYSERRKTICLKVVKPEVIEVIVPKKNLNFDVEIILRKKFDWLKKHSDALRTIAETSLNSAIYDGASILFLGQPYILKIIQTVAECCVTLNDNLILVKLPANLPMESNCTAVLESWYKKNAADILIDKTRYWSTRLGVSPTKINIKNQKTRWGSCSSRGSLNYNWRIVMAPPAVINYLVIHELSHLIVPNHSGDFWKLVEKHCPNFKMNRNWLKVNGQLLMRFP
- a CDS encoding cupin domain-containing protein — encoded protein: MMNIFALPETLPEEEVFEQLIPDNGILIERIISTGQASPEGFWFNQDRDEWVVLLQGTAILEWQDGSKKNLTAGDSLFIPARQLHRVERTSNNPPCIWLAVHGKLR